Proteins from a single region of Terriglobia bacterium:
- a CDS encoding HEAT repeat domain-containing protein, with translation MSADTRATARSFVRSLNILLKFARLYEFGHARTTAQFDTTWRELHTALQESGGSGILLGSSGNQILIDGEPLGGAAAERSFAQLLSSAGIASIHFAPSVTQAQFARFVRAFPTGHSKPQALAEQLKATLAGDTSIRLNEIRFVAEDASTPGVTAAAQLTAKVLGAAGDKFKDFLEDPQKMLQLLLAAEGSRAPGSGAASGPGGGGGTGGAGWGGGGSGNLWDAGQGGGGSGAGGSGQPGGGEGVGTGSGLSSGTGSGFGAGGTGAGPGGSGTGVGAGPGGSGSGIASGGPGGGAGAGSSGGDVRRHGKWLAASALLRGSPAAAGGPAALPGGPGGFSVAEDDVRSMLSLFAQLGRSHKDPDAKADLPNFQSRLSAMPVRAQVTLQQALAGLAAQAPTDKPDKPMLLRLAEHIAIRFALDSYERGELRVNAVKQMLDRMNQEITGLRKILGQHEEVMAGAGLQVQSYTELLDQEFWEQVPEENKREVLASDEAWCVPPRNVRAFLEEVVKRGELKTVNEILLKYCACIALPAPEARRTTAIGLSELAALYGSGDGSALIEAIRRLGLQLAVEREPDLQTMISAAFVRLSQEAAGKRCYPAMQQALASLEVVEAQRPGTLQSLRPRIGSEERLPEFVEEALRDGRLPDGLLEILCQMPQAALRYVTSRFGRSGFREDCELLAEIVRGLGETSAYNLLESLKTAPAVEAVETVGLLSQLEPEAVGKVLPVRLAQWPRTAHDRVVRQLSAAPAEHRAHQLVALFDALDPLIQPSALDEMGMTGRAECIPKLLELVAAEGTPGYVRLKAIEALGRLRAQAASAPLLQILDSRQVWRWVHAMELRIAAAQALLRIDPVIAMQRLAGGGLERKDLTFEPIDPEPGSTVIRQRRYARLRLSRSLAALTTNLRENFKIAVAELNLGGGLGTSERHLAPGTLLALKFSSGVRSIKAQAVVRGARPQTLAFEFVEIDLEERLRLRKLLLESGSTPLAANVGNRSHRRGQVAVSHP, from the coding sequence ATGAGCGCTGACACACGAGCGACGGCGCGCAGCTTTGTGCGCAGCCTGAACATCCTCCTGAAATTCGCACGGCTCTATGAGTTCGGCCATGCGCGCACCACCGCGCAATTTGACACCACCTGGCGGGAACTGCACACCGCGCTGCAGGAAAGCGGCGGCAGCGGCATCCTGCTGGGCTCCTCCGGTAACCAGATCCTGATCGACGGCGAGCCCCTCGGCGGAGCAGCCGCCGAACGCAGCTTTGCCCAGCTTCTCTCCTCCGCCGGCATCGCCAGCATCCACTTCGCTCCCAGCGTGACCCAGGCGCAGTTCGCGCGCTTCGTGCGCGCCTTTCCCACGGGCCACTCCAAGCCCCAGGCCCTGGCCGAACAACTGAAGGCGACCCTGGCCGGCGATACCAGCATTCGCCTGAACGAGATCCGCTTCGTGGCCGAAGACGCTTCGACCCCCGGGGTGACGGCGGCGGCCCAGCTCACGGCCAAGGTTCTGGGCGCGGCCGGCGATAAGTTCAAGGATTTCCTGGAAGACCCCCAGAAAATGTTGCAACTTCTCCTGGCGGCGGAAGGCTCGCGCGCACCGGGCTCCGGAGCGGCCAGTGGGCCGGGCGGAGGCGGCGGAACCGGCGGCGCTGGTTGGGGCGGCGGCGGATCCGGAAACCTCTGGGATGCCGGTCAAGGCGGAGGTGGCAGCGGCGCAGGCGGGTCCGGCCAGCCGGGCGGCGGGGAAGGAGTGGGAACAGGCTCTGGCCTAAGTTCCGGGACAGGCTCCGGATTCGGCGCAGGGGGTACAGGAGCGGGTCCTGGAGGTTCCGGCACCGGCGTTGGCGCAGGCCCCGGCGGTAGCGGGTCGGGCATTGCTTCCGGTGGCCCTGGCGGAGGTGCCGGAGCGGGTTCCAGCGGTGGCGACGTGCGCCGACACGGAAAATGGCTGGCGGCGAGCGCGTTGCTGCGCGGAAGTCCGGCCGCTGCTGGGGGTCCTGCGGCACTCCCGGGTGGCCCCGGCGGGTTTTCGGTGGCCGAGGATGATGTGCGCTCCATGCTCTCCCTGTTTGCGCAGTTGGGCCGCAGCCACAAAGACCCCGATGCCAAGGCGGATCTGCCCAATTTCCAATCGCGGCTCTCGGCCATGCCCGTGCGCGCGCAGGTCACCCTGCAGCAGGCCCTGGCCGGGTTGGCAGCCCAGGCGCCCACCGACAAACCGGATAAACCCATGTTGCTGCGCCTGGCGGAGCACATCGCCATCCGCTTCGCGCTGGACAGCTACGAGCGTGGGGAGCTGCGCGTCAATGCCGTGAAGCAGATGCTCGACCGCATGAACCAGGAGATCACCGGGCTGCGCAAGATCCTGGGACAGCACGAAGAGGTGATGGCCGGCGCGGGCCTGCAGGTGCAGAGCTATACCGAGTTGCTGGACCAGGAGTTCTGGGAGCAGGTGCCGGAAGAGAACAAGCGCGAGGTGCTGGCTTCGGACGAAGCCTGGTGCGTGCCGCCGCGCAACGTGCGCGCCTTCCTCGAGGAGGTGGTCAAGCGCGGCGAACTCAAGACGGTCAACGAAATCCTGCTGAAGTATTGCGCGTGCATCGCCCTGCCGGCGCCCGAGGCGCGGCGCACCACGGCCATCGGCCTCTCCGAGCTCGCCGCACTCTACGGCAGCGGCGACGGCAGCGCGCTGATCGAAGCGATCCGGCGGCTGGGCCTCCAGCTGGCAGTGGAGCGCGAACCGGACCTGCAGACCATGATCAGCGCGGCGTTTGTGCGCCTGAGCCAGGAGGCGGCGGGCAAACGCTGCTATCCGGCCATGCAGCAGGCTCTGGCCTCGCTGGAAGTCGTGGAGGCGCAGCGGCCGGGCACGCTGCAGAGCCTGCGCCCGCGCATCGGCTCCGAAGAGCGCCTGCCGGAGTTCGTCGAAGAGGCGCTGCGCGACGGGCGGCTCCCTGATGGACTGCTCGAGATTCTATGCCAGATGCCGCAGGCGGCCCTGCGCTACGTCACCAGCCGCTTCGGCCGCAGCGGATTCCGGGAGGACTGCGAACTGTTGGCGGAGATCGTGCGCGGGCTGGGCGAGACGAGCGCGTACAACCTGCTGGAATCGCTGAAAACTGCGCCGGCCGTGGAAGCAGTGGAAACCGTGGGCCTGCTCAGCCAGCTGGAGCCGGAGGCCGTGGGAAAAGTGCTGCCGGTGCGCCTGGCGCAGTGGCCGCGCACGGCTCACGACCGCGTCGTGCGGCAATTGTCGGCGGCGCCGGCGGAGCACCGGGCGCACCAGTTGGTTGCGCTGTTCGACGCGCTGGACCCGCTGATCCAGCCCTCGGCCCTGGACGAAATGGGCATGACGGGGCGTGCGGAGTGCATCCCCAAACTGCTGGAACTGGTCGCAGCGGAGGGCACCCCCGGCTACGTGCGGCTGAAGGCCATCGAGGCCCTGGGGCGTTTGCGCGCGCAGGCCGCCAGCGCGCCGCTGTTGCAGATCCTCGATTCGCGCCAGGTGTGGCGCTGGGTGCATGCCATGGAACTGCGCATCGCCGCGGCGCAGGCCCTCCTGCGCATCGATCCGGTCATCGCCATGCAACGCCTGGCCGGCGGCGGCCTGGAGCGCAAGGACCTGACCTTCGAGCCCATTGACCCGGAGCCCGGCTCCACGGTTATCCGCCAGCGGCGCTACGCGCGCCTGCGCCTGTCGCGCAGCCTGGCCGCGCTCACCACCAACCTGCGCGAAAATTTCAAGATTGCCGTTGCTGAACTGAACCTCGGCGGAGGCCTGGGTACCAGTGAGCGCCACCTTGCTCCCGGCACCCTCCTGGCCCTGAAGTTCTCCAGCGGCGTGCGTTCCATCAAGGCCCAGGCGGTGGTGCGCGGGGCGCGTCCGCAAACCCTGGCCTTTGAATTCGTAGAGATTGATCTCGAGGAGCGCCTGCGCTTGCGCAAGCTGCTGCTGGAGTCCGGGAGCACGCCGCTGGCCGCCAATGTCGGCAACCGCAGCCACCGCCGCGGCCAGGTGGCCGTCAGTCACCCCTAA
- the secA gene encoding preprotein translocase subunit SecA has product MEVAQILDRVVARFIGTKHERDVKRIQPLVAAINAREAEVQALDGAGLRTRFAELRQQVQAQLADADAAEPAYRELLQKALEPAIVPAFALVREAGRRFLNMRHFDVQLIGGIVLHEGKIAEMKTGEGKTLVATLPAVLNALTGRGVHIVTVNDYLARRDAEWMSPLYRALGLSVGIIVHDLDDTERRAAYGADITYGTNNEFGFDYLRDNMKYDLGDCVQRGHHFSIVDEVDSILIDEARTPLIISGPSEESTDKYYKIDKIIPRLIQEIDYTIDEKHRTATLTEEGVSKCEKLLSLGNLYDPAHMETIHHVYQGLRAHTLYKSDVDYVVKDGEVVIVDEFTGRQMPGRRWSDGLHQAIEAKEGVKIERETQTLATVTFQNYFRMYKKLSGMTGTAETEAAEFGKIYNLDVVAIPTNRTLIRTEYSDVVYRTQKEKFEAVVNGVMQEDDTYAHGIRQYHERGQPVLVGSISIEKSEAIAELLKKSGIPHQVLNAKQHEREAKVVAQAGRKGAVTVSTNMAGRGTDILLGGNPEQMTREHFLKNKLAMPYAKAPAVIPADGAEGGEAQPAVPMVLFQHEGKIFQVPQDQWKPVYDQFALQCKAEHDEVVALGGLHILGTERHEARRIDNQLRGRAGRQGDPGSSRFFLSLEDDLMRIFGGERVKQLMFRLGMTEGVPIESRLISRRIENAQKSVEAQNFDARKHLLEYDDVMNKQRETIYAIRRSALEGKDQRDYVLSIAEDVARELADIYCPREQHPDQWNAAQFLAEVHAQFGVDAKAGGADPAVMNHDQLAEALAAAVVQRYEEKEKQFGPEILRWLERRIILDVVDTQWKDHLLSLDHLKEGIGLRGYGQKDPLVEFKKEAFTLFEEMMTRVDNETVRYLFHVQVQQGEQAPPPPPPPAAPAAGRAETAAAAASARAGEPSHLPAVARELERRQQRQQKDLQYQAGPAQAEAPKPVRAGAKIGRNDPCPCGSGKKYKKCHGVNA; this is encoded by the coding sequence ATGGAAGTTGCACAGATACTCGACAGGGTAGTCGCGCGGTTTATCGGTACCAAGCACGAGCGCGACGTGAAACGCATCCAGCCGCTGGTCGCGGCGATCAATGCGCGCGAAGCGGAAGTGCAGGCGCTGGACGGCGCCGGTCTGCGGACGCGCTTTGCGGAGCTGCGCCAGCAGGTGCAGGCGCAGCTCGCGGACGCCGATGCCGCGGAGCCCGCCTATCGCGAGCTGCTGCAGAAGGCCCTGGAGCCGGCGATCGTGCCGGCCTTCGCCCTGGTGCGCGAGGCCGGGCGCCGTTTCCTGAACATGCGCCATTTCGACGTGCAGCTCATCGGCGGCATCGTCCTGCATGAGGGCAAGATCGCGGAGATGAAGACGGGCGAAGGCAAGACGCTCGTAGCCACCCTGCCCGCGGTGCTCAATGCCCTGACCGGGCGCGGCGTGCACATCGTCACCGTGAACGACTACCTGGCGCGGCGCGACGCCGAGTGGATGAGCCCGCTCTACCGCGCCCTGGGGCTTTCCGTAGGCATCATCGTCCACGACCTGGACGACACCGAGCGCCGCGCCGCTTATGGCGCCGACATCACCTACGGCACCAACAACGAGTTCGGCTTCGACTACCTGCGCGACAACATGAAATATGACCTGGGCGACTGCGTGCAGCGCGGCCACCACTTCTCCATCGTCGACGAAGTGGACTCCATCCTCATTGACGAGGCCCGCACCCCGCTGATCATCTCCGGCCCCTCGGAAGAGTCCACCGACAAGTACTACAAGATTGACAAGATTATTCCCAGGCTCATCCAGGAGATCGACTACACCATCGACGAGAAGCACCGCACCGCCACGCTCACCGAAGAGGGCGTGAGCAAGTGCGAGAAGCTGCTCAGCCTTGGCAACCTCTACGACCCGGCGCACATGGAGACCATCCACCACGTCTACCAGGGCCTCCGCGCGCACACCCTCTACAAGAGCGACGTCGACTATGTCGTCAAGGACGGCGAGGTCGTCATCGTGGACGAGTTCACCGGACGGCAGATGCCCGGCCGGCGCTGGTCCGACGGCCTGCACCAGGCCATCGAAGCCAAAGAGGGCGTGAAGATCGAGCGCGAAACCCAGACTCTCGCCACCGTCACCTTCCAGAACTATTTCCGCATGTACAAGAAACTCTCCGGCATGACCGGCACCGCGGAGACCGAAGCCGCGGAGTTCGGCAAAATCTACAATCTCGATGTGGTGGCGATTCCGACGAACCGCACGCTCATCCGCACGGAGTACTCCGACGTCGTCTACCGTACCCAGAAAGAAAAATTCGAAGCCGTGGTGAACGGCGTGATGCAGGAGGACGACACCTACGCCCACGGGATTCGCCAGTACCACGAGCGCGGCCAGCCCGTCCTCGTCGGCTCCATCTCCATCGAGAAATCCGAAGCCATCGCCGAGCTGCTGAAGAAGTCCGGCATCCCGCACCAGGTGCTGAACGCCAAGCAGCACGAGCGCGAAGCCAAGGTCGTCGCCCAGGCCGGCCGCAAGGGCGCCGTCACCGTCTCCACCAACATGGCCGGGCGCGGCACGGACATCCTCCTCGGCGGCAACCCCGAGCAGATGACCCGCGAGCATTTCCTCAAGAACAAGCTGGCCATGCCTTACGCCAAGGCCCCCGCGGTCATCCCTGCGGACGGCGCCGAGGGCGGCGAGGCGCAGCCCGCGGTCCCCATGGTGCTCTTCCAGCACGAGGGCAAAATCTTTCAGGTGCCGCAGGACCAGTGGAAGCCGGTCTACGACCAGTTTGCGCTGCAGTGCAAGGCCGAGCACGACGAAGTCGTGGCCCTCGGCGGACTGCATATCCTGGGCACCGAGCGCCACGAGGCCCGGCGCATCGACAACCAGTTGCGCGGCCGCGCCGGCCGCCAGGGCGACCCCGGCTCCTCGCGCTTCTTCCTCTCCCTCGAAGACGACCTCATGCGCATCTTCGGCGGCGAGCGCGTGAAGCAGCTGATGTTCCGCTTGGGCATGACCGAAGGCGTGCCCATCGAATCCAGGCTCATCTCCCGGCGCATCGAGAACGCCCAGAAATCCGTGGAAGCGCAGAATTTCGACGCCCGCAAACACCTTCTGGAATACGACGACGTAATGAACAAGCAGCGCGAGACCATCTACGCCATCCGCCGCTCCGCGCTCGAAGGCAAGGACCAGCGCGACTACGTCCTGAGCATCGCCGAAGACGTCGCCCGCGAGCTGGCGGACATCTACTGCCCGCGCGAGCAGCATCCCGACCAGTGGAATGCCGCGCAGTTCCTCGCCGAAGTGCACGCCCAGTTCGGCGTCGACGCCAAGGCCGGCGGCGCCGACCCCGCCGTGATGAACCATGACCAACTGGCCGAAGCGCTGGCCGCCGCCGTGGTCCAGCGCTACGAAGAGAAGGAAAAGCAGTTCGGTCCGGAGATCCTGCGCTGGCTCGAGCGCCGCATTATCCTCGATGTCGTGGATACGCAGTGGAAAGACCACCTGCTCTCGCTCGACCACCTCAAAGAAGGCATCGGCCTGCGCGGCTACGGGCAGAAGGATCCCCTCGTCGAGTTCAAAAAAGAGGCCTTCACGCTCTTCGAAGAGATGATGACTCGCGTGGACAACGAGACCGTGCGCTATCTCTTCCACGTGCAGGTGCAGCAGGGCGAGCAGGCGCCCCCGCCCCCGCCCCCGCCGGCAGCCCCCGCCGCAGGCCGTGCGGAGACCGCTGCCGCGGCCGCCAGCGCTCGCGCGGGCGAGCCCTCGCATCTTCCGGCTGTGGCCCGGGAACTCGAGCGCCGCCAGCAGCGCCAGCAGAAGGATCTGCAGTACCAGGCGGGCCCGGCGCAGGCCGAAGCGCCCAAGCCGGTGCGCGCCGGCGCCAAGATCGGCCGCAACGATCCCTGCCCCTGCGGTTCGGGCAAAAAATATAAGAAGTGCCACGGCGTGAACGCATGA
- a CDS encoding Mrp/NBP35 family ATP-binding protein, with product MPQQQEKMPIPGVKNLVAVASGKGGVGKTTVAVNLALALTQLGYRVGLLDADVYGPNVPLMLGSTAEPRATEDRKIFPVEAQGIKMISMGLLSPGDRPMIWRGPMLHSVIQQFLRSVQWGELDYLIVDLPPGTGDVQLTLIQTVPVTGAVVVTTPSVVALADVRKAIEMFRQVNVEVLGVVENMSAFICPHCQKPVDIFGHGEGARTALAYGVPVLGEIEVDPRIRIGGDTGQPVAAAGEAGPAAKSLYAMARAVVARLEAVSAAAAGPQIQID from the coding sequence ATGCCGCAGCAGCAGGAAAAAATGCCCATCCCGGGCGTGAAGAATCTTGTCGCCGTGGCCAGCGGCAAAGGCGGCGTGGGCAAAACCACCGTCGCCGTGAACCTCGCCTTGGCCCTCACCCAGCTCGGCTACCGCGTCGGCCTGCTCGATGCCGACGTCTACGGCCCTAACGTGCCGCTGATGCTCGGCTCCACCGCCGAGCCCCGCGCCACCGAAGACCGCAAGATCTTTCCCGTCGAAGCCCAGGGCATAAAGATGATCTCCATGGGCCTGCTCAGCCCCGGCGACCGCCCCATGATTTGGCGCGGCCCGATGCTGCACAGCGTCATCCAGCAGTTCCTGCGCAGCGTGCAGTGGGGCGAGCTGGACTACCTCATCGTGGATCTCCCCCCGGGCACCGGCGACGTGCAGTTGACGCTGATCCAGACCGTGCCGGTCACCGGCGCCGTGGTCGTGACCACCCCGTCGGTCGTGGCCCTGGCCGACGTCCGCAAAGCCATTGAGATGTTCCGCCAGGTCAATGTGGAAGTTCTCGGCGTGGTCGAGAACATGAGCGCGTTCATCTGCCCGCATTGCCAGAAACCTGTGGACATCTTCGGCCATGGCGAGGGCGCGCGCACGGCGCTGGCCTACGGCGTCCCGGTCCTCGGCGAAATCGAGGTCGATCCGCGCATCCGCATCGGCGGCGATACCGGCCAGCCTGTCGCGGCTGCCGGCGAAGCCGGCCCCGCTGCGAAGAGTCTCTACGCCATGGCCCGCGCCGTCGTGGCACGCCTCGAAGCTGTCAGCGCCGCCGCCGCCGGCCCCCAGATCCAGATCGACTGA
- a CDS encoding carboxypeptidase regulatory-like domain-containing protein, translating to MRNTVLAKWFVLGLAVVFLLVLPAYAALTGDLQGTIFDPKGLAVSQATVTIKNAATGATRTVITNDSGEFSTQQLDVGSYGVRIEKQGFRVLETTVVIRSGEVIRLNLSLEVGAVSEVVTVEGGAATLLDVASSQISTSLDAKTVLDLPNLGRDPVAYATLAPGVAPVSKDNPFLGSGSFNANGQRGRGNNITVDNITATDISTTGSSGTGTFSLDAVQEFKLITNNFSAEFGRNGGAQVQIITKGGTNEFHGTAYWFHQNSAFNARDFFDQYTLEHPTGQVTPFIQNQWGFTAGGPIVKNHLFAFGHYEGIKNRGAGSSSAASVLTPTEQAAITDPTSQALFTALGAPTSSSGSLNAAAPNAGNQYAWSVRIDQTFRNGKDMITSRYGTNPISSVSPGLTFIFTNLPNYGANVTSTDRAFNFGHTHIFSSAVINQFRFAFGRSNPNFVPFTTLSAPYAPQTTISGFDGMGIWAGIPQGRVQNTFQYSDSVSVSKGSHGLKFGMDILRYQANSVFDSNLRGTITFANLADFQNGIPNAYTQRFGTSIRGNRATDVYLFAQDDYRVTSTFTLNLGIRFESAGGVSEVNNILANLDRNNFSPIGGGGTGPLGSIDLGGSAFARNNNWAPRLGAAWNPNRGRFVVRGGYGWAYDYIFLNPITNLRFSSPFMPSISLNGAAITGSNSYANLMAGTAQAQTDAMAAVGSFLATQQNFGAIAPVDQNLKNPRTAQWNAGVEVRLFKDYVVKASYVATQSKFLQASIPINLIPQELRPAPATSLADEDTRRTQFTTAFAKENGQAALLSPLNIRLDHRFNAVTQVQSIGTSTYHGLQLEVLKQLSHGLSFDASYTYGHAIDDISDVLGVLVNDSANFQDPRNPASNRASSQFDIRQRFVISHVWEIPWTKRFHGIAGKALDGWAINGIFTIQSGFPTSIFSGTRRGVSDVSLLGGGTVRANGDPTQFTPVPFGSAAAANIPGNPDNPGIAVLGGPGTLCGRQIGIEPQPAPPAPATNIGCGNASGFGLTQPLLGNFGTSPRNSLRLDNLVNFDTGILKNTRVTEKVNLQFRWEMYNVFNHANFSGFQNTLTSAFFGTYTTTATDQRKMQASLKVIF from the coding sequence ATGCGAAATACAGTTCTTGCAAAGTGGTTCGTCCTAGGATTGGCGGTTGTTTTCCTGTTGGTTCTGCCAGCTTACGCCGCCCTGACAGGAGATCTTCAGGGCACGATCTTTGACCCCAAGGGGCTGGCGGTATCCCAAGCGACGGTCACGATCAAAAATGCGGCGACCGGCGCTACACGGACGGTCATCACGAATGACTCGGGAGAATTCTCAACACAGCAGTTGGACGTTGGAAGTTATGGGGTACGTATTGAAAAGCAAGGTTTCCGGGTATTGGAGACCACAGTGGTCATCCGCAGCGGCGAAGTGATTCGCCTCAATCTCTCGCTAGAAGTCGGAGCAGTGAGCGAGGTAGTCACGGTCGAAGGGGGTGCGGCAACTCTCTTGGACGTTGCGAGCTCGCAAATAAGTACCTCGCTGGATGCCAAGACCGTTCTCGATCTCCCCAACCTGGGCCGGGATCCTGTGGCGTATGCGACTTTGGCGCCAGGGGTTGCGCCGGTGAGCAAGGACAACCCGTTCCTCGGATCGGGCAGTTTCAACGCCAACGGCCAACGAGGCCGCGGGAACAACATCACCGTGGACAACATCACCGCGACGGACATATCGACGACGGGATCTTCCGGCACGGGCACGTTCAGCCTCGATGCCGTGCAAGAGTTTAAGCTGATCACGAATAACTTCTCGGCAGAGTTCGGACGGAACGGCGGCGCCCAGGTGCAGATCATCACGAAGGGGGGCACCAACGAATTCCACGGGACGGCGTACTGGTTCCATCAGAACTCGGCATTCAATGCGCGCGACTTCTTTGATCAGTATACGCTGGAACATCCGACGGGCCAGGTGACTCCCTTCATCCAGAATCAATGGGGCTTCACGGCGGGTGGCCCAATCGTCAAGAACCATTTGTTCGCCTTCGGGCACTATGAAGGCATAAAGAACCGGGGCGCCGGCTCCAGCAGCGCTGCCAGCGTGCTGACTCCTACGGAGCAGGCTGCCATCACTGATCCGACTTCGCAGGCTCTGTTCACGGCTTTAGGCGCGCCGACATCCAGCTCTGGGAGTCTAAACGCTGCGGCTCCGAATGCGGGCAATCAGTACGCGTGGTCGGTGCGAATTGATCAGACGTTCCGCAACGGCAAGGACATGATAACGTCCAGGTACGGGACAAACCCCATTAGCTCCGTAAGTCCCGGTCTCACGTTCATCTTCACGAACTTGCCGAACTATGGGGCAAATGTCACGTCCACGGACCGTGCGTTCAACTTCGGGCACACGCACATTTTTTCCTCGGCGGTGATCAATCAATTTCGCTTTGCGTTTGGCCGGAGCAACCCGAACTTCGTGCCGTTCACGACTCTCTCGGCACCCTATGCACCGCAGACCACAATTTCTGGGTTTGATGGGATGGGCATTTGGGCCGGCATACCTCAAGGACGCGTCCAGAACACGTTCCAGTACAGCGACTCCGTCTCCGTGTCCAAAGGAAGCCACGGGCTGAAGTTTGGTATGGACATTCTCCGTTACCAGGCAAATAGCGTTTTTGACTCAAACCTTCGCGGCACGATCACGTTTGCGAACCTGGCGGATTTCCAGAATGGCATCCCGAACGCGTATACCCAACGCTTTGGAACTTCCATCCGTGGGAACCGCGCCACGGACGTTTATCTGTTCGCGCAGGACGACTATCGGGTGACGAGCACGTTCACGCTGAACCTGGGAATTCGTTTCGAGTCGGCCGGCGGCGTATCCGAAGTGAACAACATCCTCGCAAACCTGGATCGGAACAATTTCTCGCCCATCGGCGGCGGTGGCACTGGCCCCCTCGGCAGCATAGACCTCGGCGGCAGTGCCTTCGCGCGGAACAACAACTGGGCCCCGCGACTGGGCGCAGCCTGGAACCCAAATCGCGGGAGATTCGTGGTTCGAGGCGGGTATGGATGGGCGTATGACTACATCTTCCTGAACCCGATCACAAACCTGCGGTTCTCCTCGCCGTTTATGCCTTCGATCAGCCTGAACGGAGCGGCGATAACCGGGAGCAACTCCTACGCCAATCTAATGGCGGGCACGGCGCAAGCGCAGACGGATGCCATGGCGGCAGTCGGCTCCTTCCTGGCGACGCAGCAGAACTTCGGGGCGATTGCGCCGGTGGATCAGAACTTGAAGAACCCGCGCACGGCGCAATGGAATGCCGGCGTGGAAGTGCGGCTCTTCAAGGACTACGTGGTCAAGGCAAGTTACGTCGCGACGCAATCGAAGTTCCTGCAGGCCTCGATTCCGATCAACCTTATTCCCCAGGAACTCCGTCCCGCACCGGCAACCAGCCTTGCGGACGAGGACACCCGCCGCACACAGTTCACCACGGCGTTCGCCAAGGAGAATGGTCAGGCGGCGCTTTTGAGTCCGCTTAACATTCGCCTCGATCATCGGTTTAACGCGGTGACGCAGGTGCAGAGCATCGGGACGTCGACCTATCACGGGTTGCAGTTGGAGGTGCTGAAGCAGCTCAGTCATGGGCTCAGCTTCGACGCTTCCTACACCTATGGCCACGCGATTGACGACATCTCCGACGTGCTGGGTGTGCTGGTGAACGACTCGGCGAACTTCCAGGATCCGCGCAATCCGGCGTCAAACCGGGCAAGTTCTCAGTTCGACATCCGCCAGCGATTTGTGATCAGTCATGTGTGGGAAATTCCGTGGACGAAGCGGTTCCACGGAATTGCGGGCAAAGCGCTCGACGGCTGGGCAATCAATGGAATCTTTACAATTCAGTCGGGATTCCCGACCTCGATCTTCAGCGGGACTCGCCGCGGAGTCTCAGACGTTTCCTTGTTGGGTGGAGGAACAGTGCGGGCGAACGGCGATCCAACGCAGTTCACACCAGTGCCGTTCGGGAGCGCCGCAGCCGCGAATATTCCCGGTAACCCAGACAATCCGGGCATAGCTGTTTTAGGCGGCCCGGGAACTCTGTGCGGACGCCAGATTGGCATCGAGCCCCAGCCTGCCCCACCTGCCCCAGCAACGAACATCGGTTGCGGCAATGCCAGCGGGTTCGGGTTGACACAGCCACTGCTCGGGAATTTCGGGACGAGCCCGCGCAACTCGCTCCGGCTCGACAACCTAGTCAACTTCGACACGGGAATCCTCAAGAACACGCGGGTGACCGAGAAGGTGAACTTGCAATTCCGGTGGGAGATGTACAACGTCTTCAACCACGCGAACTTCTCGGGTTTCCAGAACACGTTGACCTCGGCCTTCTTCGGAACCTACACAACCACAGCGACGGATCAACGGAAGATGCAGGCTTCGTTGAAGGTCATCTTCTAG